In Oxyura jamaicensis isolate SHBP4307 breed ruddy duck chromosome 20, BPBGC_Ojam_1.0, whole genome shotgun sequence, the following are encoded in one genomic region:
- the PPDPF gene encoding pancreatic progenitor cell differentiation and proliferation factor gives MASIPSSGSLMATHNYNRRRLSSTSSSSSCSSSDYGEVIPHHPGLPKSDPGQWWASFFFGKTNPPAMTTVSESPESLGALQVPAGQPACALVPAAGAGRRRHTSEPSLGPSS, from the exons ATGGCATCGATCCCATCCAGCGGCTCGCTCATGGCCACGCACAACTACAACAGAA GGCGCCTGAGCTCcacatccagcagcagctcctgcagcagctcggACTACGGGGAGGTCATCCCGCACCACCCAG ggctgcccaaATCTGACCCCGGCCAGTGGTGGGCCAGCTTCTTCTTTGGGAAGACGAATCCCCCGGCCATGACAACCGTGTCGGAGTCCCCGGAGAG CTTAGGAGCTCTGCAGGTGCCGGCGGGGCAGCCGGCCTGTGCGCTGGTGCCAGCAGCGGGAGCAGGACGGAGGCGGCACACCAGCGAGCCCAGCCTCGGGCCCTCGTCCTGA